A genomic segment from Bradyrhizobium sp. ISRA430 encodes:
- a CDS encoding FAD-dependent monooxygenase, whose product MTDSVLVVGAGPVGQTMALELARYGVSVRIIDKMPVRSDKSRAVALWSRTLELLDRTGTTDDLLAIGNKVSAATILAGGRLIGRVDFGDVQSPYPFALMVPQCDTEAVFERHLERFGVKSELGVELIDFSQDGDGVSATIRSADGREQTERFDWLIGCDGAHSPIRHRLGFEFGGDTMGNDWTLGDFHMSGWPFALSELVTYWHEDGVLVFFPMGPGRYRLIASLGPSTGETPAAPTLQQFQALVDRRGPGGLVLKDSLWTTAFRINERQVANYRSGRIFLAGDSAHVHSPAGGQGMNTGMQDAFNLAWKLALVCHGISTAPALLDSYNVERKAVGAAVIHSTGRLTKTATLHNHAARHLRNFVAHVVMGIGPVRQAMAESMTEVSVGYPQSPLNGPSSNNGLAAGVRVPPVDGEAPYGSGNSPRFSLLAAPGEAQEAEEIVSRHPQLVEPMIRPITPGAGLRLVRPDGYLAASASRENWREIAAYLERLKEECTGTHRTVSPGLLARPSLARMKTDSL is encoded by the coding sequence ATGACAGACAGCGTTCTCGTCGTCGGCGCAGGCCCGGTGGGCCAGACGATGGCTCTCGAGCTTGCGCGATATGGTGTATCGGTCCGTATCATCGACAAGATGCCCGTGCGCAGCGACAAATCCCGGGCGGTCGCACTCTGGAGTCGCACTCTGGAGCTTCTGGACCGTACAGGTACCACCGACGATTTGCTGGCAATCGGCAACAAGGTATCGGCTGCAACCATATTGGCCGGCGGTCGGCTGATCGGGCGCGTCGATTTCGGGGACGTTCAGTCGCCTTATCCCTTCGCACTGATGGTTCCGCAGTGCGATACGGAAGCTGTCTTCGAGCGCCACCTCGAACGATTCGGCGTAAAGTCGGAGCTCGGTGTCGAACTGATCGACTTTTCCCAGGATGGCGATGGAGTCTCTGCGACGATCCGCTCGGCCGATGGACGAGAGCAGACCGAGCGTTTCGATTGGCTCATAGGCTGTGACGGCGCTCATAGCCCGATCAGACATCGGCTCGGCTTCGAGTTCGGCGGCGACACCATGGGCAATGACTGGACGCTCGGCGATTTCCACATGTCCGGATGGCCGTTCGCGCTGTCGGAGCTCGTCACTTACTGGCATGAAGATGGCGTCCTCGTATTCTTCCCGATGGGGCCCGGCCGCTATCGGCTCATCGCCAGTCTCGGACCTTCGACCGGCGAAACGCCTGCCGCACCGACGCTCCAACAGTTCCAGGCGCTGGTCGATCGGCGGGGGCCCGGCGGACTTGTACTGAAAGATTCACTTTGGACGACCGCTTTCCGCATTAATGAAAGGCAGGTTGCGAACTACCGTTCGGGCAGGATTTTCCTGGCGGGAGATTCCGCGCATGTCCACAGTCCTGCCGGCGGTCAGGGCATGAACACCGGGATGCAGGATGCTTTCAACCTCGCCTGGAAGCTGGCGCTGGTTTGTCATGGTATCTCGACGGCCCCTGCACTGCTCGACAGCTACAACGTCGAGCGCAAGGCGGTAGGCGCCGCTGTAATCCACTCGACGGGCCGGCTTACGAAGACGGCCACGCTGCACAACCACGCTGCCCGGCATCTTCGCAACTTCGTCGCCCATGTCGTCATGGGCATTGGACCGGTGCGCCAGGCGATGGCGGAGTCCATGACTGAAGTCTCGGTCGGTTATCCGCAGAGCCCGCTCAACGGACCAAGCTCAAACAACGGCCTCGCAGCCGGCGTCCGGGTGCCACCAGTCGATGGCGAGGCGCCCTACGGCTCAGGCAATTCGCCGCGCTTCAGCCTGCTGGCGGCGCCCGGTGAGGCGCAGGAGGCGGAGGAGATCGTCTCGCGCCACCCGCAACTGGTTGAGCCAATGATCCGGCCGATCACGCCGGGGGCCGGCCTCCGGCTCGTGCGTCCGGACGGCTACCTCGCCGCTTCAGCCTCCCGCGAGAACTGGAGAGAAATCGCAGCGTACCTCGAACGGCTCAAGGAAGAATGCACCGGTACACACCGAACCGTATCGCCGGGACTCCTCGCACGGCCATCGCTCGCAAGGATGAAAACGGACTCGCTATAA